In one Dehalococcoidia bacterium genomic region, the following are encoded:
- a CDS encoding DUF2318 domain-containing protein, producing the protein MSGKTLVKVLLPFMLVAAVLLSACGGSQAAPSSSAATGGSVGVSSTDAMRYKPTWITPTLSGNQLSVPLSAVEQGKMVHFWATLPSGKEAFMAYKLDGVTYMRADICPPCRSSSFSLEKGVLVCDTCGTKFNAKTGKGISGACVNYPKAEVTWQMQNGNLVTTLADLDSAYQNTLQAG; encoded by the coding sequence ATGTCTGGAAAAACACTGGTAAAAGTATTGTTGCCATTTATGCTGGTTGCGGCCGTCCTGCTCTCCGCCTGCGGAGGGTCCCAAGCGGCGCCCTCATCGAGTGCCGCAACGGGGGGTTCTGTCGGTGTGAGCAGCACTGATGCGATGCGCTACAAGCCTACCTGGATCACTCCGACGCTGAGCGGGAACCAGTTGTCGGTGCCGCTAAGCGCTGTAGAGCAAGGGAAAATGGTTCATTTCTGGGCGACCCTGCCATCCGGCAAGGAGGCTTTTATGGCCTATAAGCTAGATGGAGTCACCTACATGAGGGCGGATATCTGTCCGCCCTGCCGCTCATCCAGCTTCTCATTAGAGAAGGGGGTTTTGGTATGCGACACCTGCGGTACCAAGTTTAATGCCAAGACGGGTAAGGGCATCAGTGGAGCTTGCGTCAATTACCCCAAAGCCGAGGTGACATGGCAGATGCAAAACGGCAACTTGGTAACTACCCTGGCCGACCTGGACTCAGCCTATCAAAATACGTTGCAAGCAGGCTAA
- a CDS encoding patatin family protein, with protein sequence MSKKKVGIALGGGAARGIAHVGVLEILEKEGIPIDIVAGTSAGAVIGALHASGMTALQMKELFLGFDWKKRRRLVDISVPHTGFIAGERLMHEMQKIMGGDIKFNELKKPFACVACDLLSGEEIVMTMGSVAEAVHASISIPVVFQAVKRKGRFLIDGGLVNQVPVNVVKAMGADYIIAVNVVPRHVQKLKARLDDQGTSETESGPRPNLISVMLSVIDIANSCRIETCFSGADIVIEPRMLQIGPADFHKAELSILQGEMAAIDAVLKIKRELSKN encoded by the coding sequence ATGTCAAAGAAAAAGGTCGGCATAGCGCTAGGCGGGGGTGCCGCTCGCGGCATTGCCCATGTCGGCGTGCTGGAAATACTGGAGAAAGAGGGTATTCCCATCGACATTGTAGCCGGTACCAGCGCCGGGGCCGTCATCGGCGCACTGCACGCCTCAGGCATGACAGCCTTGCAGATGAAGGAATTGTTTCTGGGCTTTGACTGGAAAAAACGCCGCCGCCTGGTCGACATTTCCGTTCCACACACTGGGTTCATCGCCGGCGAGCGCTTGATGCACGAAATGCAAAAGATTATGGGCGGAGACATCAAATTCAACGAGCTCAAAAAACCCTTCGCCTGCGTTGCCTGTGACCTCTTGAGCGGTGAGGAAATTGTCATGACAATGGGCTCGGTGGCCGAAGCCGTGCACGCCAGCATCTCCATACCGGTCGTTTTCCAGGCGGTCAAGCGCAAGGGACGCTTCCTCATTGATGGAGGTCTGGTAAACCAGGTGCCCGTGAACGTGGTCAAGGCTATGGGAGCGGATTACATCATCGCAGTGAACGTAGTGCCGCGCCACGTGCAAAAATTGAAAGCCCGCCTGGATGACCAGGGAACCTCCGAGACCGAGAGCGGCCCGCGTCCCAACCTCATAAGCGTGATGCTCAGCGTTATCGACATCGCCAATTCGTGCCGTATAGAGACATGCTTTAGCGGCGCCGACATCGTCATAGAGCCACGCATGCTGCAAATCGGCCCGGCTGATTTTCACAAAGCCGAGCTTTCCATTCTGCAAGGAGAAATGGCCGCCATCGACGCCGTGCTCAAGATAAAACGCGAACTCTCTAAAAATTGA
- a CDS encoding N-acetyltransferase yields MSCGAEAKPHNLGFEYIELAGEKVRLRPTTAEDAKQGYKLVHNNRDILKWLCWDGPKDQNELAETYGTRWPQEMREGTKYSFAIEEKNNSGVFIGSADARILRHPQQFEVGYWLGVPYWRKGYTTEVLALICHFCFSHLEADVVTSSAFVGNLASRRVQEKNGFQFEGTLRRQIFKDGKWIDLWHLSLLAEEWEKKNFKPVSERLVPVQADKK; encoded by the coding sequence ATGAGCTGTGGCGCTGAGGCCAAACCCCATAACCTCGGGTTTGAATACATCGAGCTTGCCGGCGAAAAAGTGCGCCTGCGCCCTACCACCGCTGAGGATGCCAAACAGGGCTACAAACTCGTGCACAATAACCGCGATATCCTCAAATGGCTCTGCTGGGATGGCCCCAAGGACCAAAACGAGCTGGCGGAAACCTACGGCACACGCTGGCCACAGGAGATGCGAGAGGGCACCAAGTACTCCTTCGCCATCGAGGAAAAGAATAATTCCGGCGTTTTTATAGGTTCCGCCGATGCCCGCATCCTGCGCCATCCACAGCAGTTCGAAGTCGGCTACTGGCTGGGTGTGCCCTACTGGCGCAAGGGCTACACGACGGAGGTGCTGGCGCTCATCTGCCATTTCTGTTTCAGCCACCTCGAGGCCGACGTGGTCACTTCAAGCGCTTTCGTCGGTAACCTGGCCAGCCGACGTGTGCAGGAAAAGAACGGCTTTCAGTTCGAAGGCACGCTGCGCAGGCAGATTTTCAAGGATGGTAAATGGATAGACCTGTGGCATTTAAGCCTGCTGGCGGAGGAATGGGAAAAAAAGAATTTCAAACCCGTTTCCGAAAGGCTGGTCCCTGTTCAGGCAGACAAGAAATAG
- a CDS encoding histone deacetylase — MKVGLVYAPVYLGHDTGEHPENRQRLEAIILRLKESGLWEKLTHIAPRQATLDELLHVHSEKHIRFVRELAASGGGQIDADTLVSRHSFKAALYAAGGVASAVDAVMGGEVGSAFALVRPPGHHATYEQVMGFCLFNNVAVAAAHALDRYGLERVLILDFDVHHGNGTQDIFRDEPRVCYVSTHQSPLYPGSGDVDERGAGNMFNIPLPSGCGDDQYERVYDEIVLPLGRRFRPQLILVSAGFDAHWADELASMCLSTSGYAQITRRIKALAHECCGGKVVFSLEGGYNLEALAGSVKAVFDVLMGNENIDDELGPCRSGEKSPDVKPSIARLRELFELS, encoded by the coding sequence ATGAAGGTGGGCTTGGTCTACGCCCCCGTTTACCTGGGGCACGACACCGGCGAACACCCGGAGAACAGGCAGCGCTTGGAGGCCATCATCCTGCGGCTTAAAGAATCCGGCCTCTGGGAAAAACTCACCCACATCGCTCCGCGCCAGGCGACTCTTGATGAGCTGCTGCACGTGCACAGCGAGAAACACATTCGCTTTGTGCGCGAACTGGCTGCGTCAGGGGGCGGCCAAATAGACGCCGATACGCTGGTTTCTCGTCATTCTTTCAAGGCCGCCCTGTATGCCGCCGGGGGCGTGGCGAGCGCTGTGGACGCCGTGATGGGCGGGGAGGTAGGCTCTGCTTTCGCTCTCGTTCGCCCCCCGGGGCACCATGCTACCTACGAGCAGGTGATGGGCTTCTGCCTTTTCAATAATGTAGCAGTGGCTGCGGCACACGCGCTGGATAGATACGGGCTTGAACGTGTCCTCATTCTGGACTTTGACGTGCACCATGGCAACGGCACCCAGGATATATTCCGTGATGAGCCGCGTGTTTGCTACGTATCTACCCACCAGTCACCTCTATACCCGGGCAGCGGGGATGTAGATGAACGAGGCGCGGGAAATATGTTCAACATACCTCTTCCTTCCGGCTGCGGAGACGACCAATATGAGCGCGTTTACGATGAAATCGTTTTACCCCTCGGCAGGCGTTTTAGACCGCAGCTAATCCTCGTTTCGGCGGGTTTCGATGCCCACTGGGCGGACGAATTGGCCTCCATGTGCCTGAGTACCAGCGGTTACGCTCAAATTACGCGCCGGATAAAGGCGCTGGCGCATGAATGCTGCGGAGGAAAGGTAGTGTTCAGCCTTGAAGGCGGCTATAACCTGGAGGCTCTGGCGGGGAGCGTCAAGGCGGTGTTCGATGTGCTGATGGGGAACGAGAACATCGATGATGAACTGGGTCCCTGCCGGTCAGGAGAGAAATCCCCCGATGTTAAGCCTTCCATTGCAAGGCTGCGAGAATTGTTTGAGTTAAGCTGA
- a CDS encoding ATP-binding protein, which produces MNEDARLGMVVAGSLSEGVAVRLDASASVEDVVVGRYVTIQGKSRRFLGMITDVKLDASDQRMTFSPPDPSDTFSAEVLSGTSAYGLLTVTPYLVIGGDAKTVVEGPQPVKTIPSHFSPVGLSSDADIELVFGKEDDKHFYIGNPLDMETKLCLDLPEFVKRSNGIFGKSGTGKTFLTRILLIGMLQKSACVNLVFDMHSEYGWEGSSEKGRKVKALKQLFPTKVSIFSLDEENARRRQVATDFIVKIGYDEIEPEDMSLLKQTLNLTDLAVEACFTLRKRFGRDWIKRTLELDAGEESEGLLKDLNIHESSFQSLKRGLGTITRLSFMQPHVEQRAVDHVLGYLERGINVVLEFGRYTDITAYILVANLLTRRIYSQYRERTERSLAEDKAAPSPLVITIEEAHKFLNPEVASQTIFGTIAREMRKYNCTLLVIDQRPSGIDTEVMSQLGTKITCLLDNERDIDSVLAGISGKNELKGVLAKLAAKQQALIFGHAVPMPVAFSPREYGSRESYKELAQNERTMEKVEKDIDELWR; this is translated from the coding sequence ATGAACGAAGACGCTAGACTCGGAATGGTCGTTGCCGGCTCATTGAGCGAAGGCGTGGCCGTGAGGCTGGACGCCAGCGCCTCTGTTGAGGACGTGGTTGTCGGACGTTATGTCACCATCCAGGGCAAGAGCCGCCGCTTCCTGGGCATGATAACCGACGTGAAACTCGACGCCAGCGACCAGCGCATGACCTTTTCTCCCCCCGACCCGTCGGATACTTTCAGCGCCGAAGTGCTCTCAGGCACCAGCGCCTATGGTTTACTGACCGTCACTCCCTATCTCGTCATCGGCGGAGACGCAAAAACGGTCGTTGAGGGCCCGCAGCCGGTTAAGACCATCCCCAGCCACTTCTCCCCCGTCGGGCTCTCGTCGGATGCCGACATCGAACTGGTTTTCGGCAAAGAGGACGATAAGCATTTCTACATCGGCAACCCGCTGGATATGGAGACCAAACTCTGCCTCGACCTGCCGGAATTCGTTAAACGCAGCAACGGCATCTTCGGCAAAAGCGGCACGGGCAAGACCTTCCTGACGCGCATTTTGCTTATCGGCATGCTGCAGAAGAGCGCCTGCGTCAACCTGGTGTTCGACATGCATTCGGAATACGGCTGGGAGGGCTCGTCGGAAAAGGGACGTAAGGTCAAGGCTCTCAAGCAATTATTCCCGACCAAAGTCTCCATCTTCTCCCTGGACGAGGAGAACGCCCGCCGCCGTCAAGTAGCCACAGACTTTATCGTGAAAATCGGCTACGACGAGATAGAGCCGGAGGACATGTCCCTGCTGAAACAAACGCTCAACCTCACCGACCTGGCCGTCGAGGCCTGTTTCACGCTGCGCAAGCGCTTCGGACGCGACTGGATAAAACGCACGCTGGAGCTTGACGCGGGCGAAGAGAGCGAAGGTTTGCTCAAAGACCTTAACATCCACGAGAGCAGCTTCCAGAGCCTCAAGCGCGGCCTCGGCACCATCACGCGCCTCTCTTTCATGCAGCCGCACGTCGAGCAACGGGCGGTGGACCACGTTTTGGGCTACCTCGAGCGCGGCATCAACGTGGTGCTGGAGTTCGGGCGTTATACCGACATCACCGCCTATATTCTGGTAGCCAATCTGCTCACCCGCCGCATCTATTCCCAATACCGCGAGAGGACGGAGAGGTCTCTGGCCGAGGATAAAGCCGCACCTTCCCCGCTGGTCATCACCATCGAAGAGGCGCACAAGTTCCTCAACCCGGAAGTGGCCTCGCAGACCATCTTCGGCACCATCGCCCGCGAAATGCGCAAGTACAACTGCACCCTGCTCGTTATCGACCAGCGTCCTTCCGGCATCGATACCGAGGTCATGAGCCAGCTCGGCACCAAGATTACCTGCCTGCTGGACAACGAGCGCGATATAGACAGTGTGCTGGCCGGCATCTCCGGCAAGAACGAACTCAAGGGCGTGCTGGCCAAGCTGGCCGCCAAGCAGCAGGCGCTTATCTTCGGACATGCCGTTCCCATGCCGGTAGCTTTCAGCCCGAGGGAATACGGCTCTCGAGAGTCGTATAAAGAATTGGCGCAGAACGAGCGCACTATGGAAAAAGTAGAAAAGGACATCGACGAACTGTGGCGCTGA
- a CDS encoding ABC transporter ATP-binding protein — MLEIKNVSKIYGKGEGQVAALNDVSFTVDRGSFLAVMGPSGSGKSTLLNIIGGLDQLTSGEVILDGDRIDNLTENEMVTLRRGKVAYVFQQYHLLSSLTALENVLLPLAFNRRADTARAKEMLRRVGLEKRANHKPAQLSGGEQQRVAIARALVSDPELILADEPTGNMDQKTGQEILKLFEELNAEGRSIVMVTHAPEIARHARETLFLKDGQIVEIVKNISYIGG; from the coding sequence ATGTTAGAGATTAAGAACGTTTCGAAAATATACGGCAAGGGCGAAGGCCAGGTCGCCGCTTTAAACGATGTGAGTTTTACGGTGGATAGAGGCTCCTTCCTGGCTGTGATGGGGCCTTCCGGCTCGGGGAAATCCACCCTCCTCAACATCATTGGTGGACTCGACCAGCTTACATCAGGTGAGGTAATACTGGACGGCGATCGCATTGATAATCTTACTGAAAACGAGATGGTTACGCTTCGGCGCGGGAAAGTGGCTTACGTCTTTCAGCAGTACCATTTGCTCTCTTCCCTTACCGCACTCGAAAACGTGCTGCTGCCACTCGCTTTTAACAGACGCGCGGACACTGCCCGGGCCAAAGAGATGTTGAGACGTGTGGGGCTTGAGAAGCGAGCCAATCACAAGCCCGCCCAGCTCTCCGGCGGGGAACAACAGCGCGTAGCCATCGCCCGAGCCCTGGTGAGCGACCCGGAGCTTATCCTGGCCGATGAGCCCACGGGTAACATGGACCAGAAGACCGGGCAAGAGATATTAAAGCTTTTCGAAGAATTAAACGCCGAAGGCCGCAGTATCGTCATGGTGACCCATGCTCCTGAAATAGCCCGGCACGCCCGCGAAACCCTTTTCCTGAAGGACGGGCAAATCGTCGAAATCGTCAAGAATATTTCTTACATAGGAGGTTAA
- a CDS encoding lysine transporter LysE, with protein sequence MWPIIASVVVISLSGVMMPGPMFAVTLAKSYKSPWAGAQMALGHAVVEVPLILLIYFGFSRFFQDTAVQIVLSLAGGAMIVWLGVSMFRDRAKVVREGKDLPYPAFVAGIVMSALNPLFLLWWATIGSLLVMQFLDYGVRGLFILVIIHWLCDLVWLTFVSVFINKTHHFLDKRFQEWLFIATSLFLVFFGFRFIISGIQTIIK encoded by the coding sequence ATGTGGCCGATTATAGCCAGTGTGGTCGTCATTTCTCTATCCGGCGTGATGATGCCCGGACCGATGTTCGCCGTTACCCTGGCCAAGAGCTATAAATCACCCTGGGCAGGGGCTCAAATGGCTCTGGGGCATGCCGTCGTCGAGGTGCCCCTCATACTCCTCATCTATTTCGGCTTCTCCCGTTTTTTCCAGGATACGGCCGTTCAGATAGTGCTGAGCCTGGCTGGTGGGGCTATGATTGTGTGGCTGGGCGTCAGCATGTTCCGCGACCGTGCCAAGGTAGTAAGGGAAGGTAAGGACTTGCCCTATCCTGCCTTCGTGGCCGGCATCGTTATGAGCGCGCTCAATCCCCTCTTTCTTTTGTGGTGGGCCACAATCGGTAGCCTGCTGGTGATGCAGTTCCTGGACTACGGAGTGAGAGGCCTTTTTATTCTCGTCATCATTCACTGGCTGTGCGACTTGGTTTGGCTCACATTCGTGTCCGTGTTTATCAATAAGACGCATCATTTCCTGGACAAGCGCTTTCAGGAATGGCTCTTTATCGCCACCAGCCTTTTTCTGGTTTTCTTCGGCTTCCGCTTCATCATATCTGGCATACAGACCATCATCAAATAG
- a CDS encoding DNA double-strand break repair nuclease NurA has product MLDLSRVAGQIGEMVGQLKADGQERQQHLVRALTLMVDRSVDFEKLKRKAAQSKTTFLVAGLVEPLATHTKPAETPTDFSVIATDGSQIDVDRHQSARCYLINIGRIRLDYGKNPRATLESLPRLCADDNALVISGGTREQVVEGALLNIKRSVDECQHLADMSAELPPAQPALAVIDGSLILWGLAGKEFPDFVVEELLDKGFIKCLDDMLKLAKKRPLALASYISFPRSTDVVNALRLVLCPHDPADCDKYCGETNIGKRPCDAVAGVQDRDLFANLLADSERSALFTSQSKIVKENYGKHWVNFFYMKLEDEIARVEIPEWVAQDTAKLGMTHALMLDQCRRGQGYPAALAEAHEQAVVTGADRENFQQLVEILMADEHMTQTTSAKSRSKKTRWV; this is encoded by the coding sequence ATGCTGGACTTGAGCCGCGTAGCCGGACAAATCGGGGAGATGGTGGGCCAGCTCAAAGCCGATGGGCAGGAGAGGCAGCAGCACCTTGTCCGCGCCCTTACCCTGATGGTGGACAGGTCTGTCGACTTCGAAAAACTCAAGCGCAAGGCAGCGCAGAGCAAGACGACATTTCTCGTCGCCGGGTTGGTCGAACCGCTAGCCACTCATACAAAACCCGCGGAAACGCCAACGGACTTCAGCGTCATCGCCACCGACGGCTCGCAGATAGACGTGGACCGCCACCAGTCGGCGCGTTGCTACCTCATCAACATAGGACGTATCCGACTGGACTACGGAAAGAACCCGCGCGCTACGCTGGAGAGCCTGCCCAGACTATGTGCAGATGATAATGCCCTCGTCATATCCGGCGGCACCAGGGAACAGGTGGTAGAGGGTGCGCTGCTCAACATCAAGCGCTCCGTGGACGAATGCCAGCACCTGGCGGATATGTCGGCAGAACTGCCCCCCGCTCAACCCGCGCTGGCCGTCATCGACGGCTCGCTCATCCTGTGGGGACTGGCGGGCAAGGAGTTTCCCGATTTCGTAGTCGAGGAGCTGTTAGATAAAGGCTTCATCAAGTGCCTCGACGACATGCTCAAACTGGCAAAGAAGAGGCCGCTCGCCCTGGCGAGCTACATCAGCTTCCCGCGCTCGACGGACGTGGTAAACGCGCTCCGCCTGGTACTATGCCCGCACGACCCGGCGGACTGTGATAAATACTGCGGTGAAACGAATATCGGCAAGCGCCCTTGCGACGCGGTGGCCGGCGTGCAGGACCGGGACCTATTTGCCAATCTGCTGGCGGACAGCGAGCGTTCCGCCCTGTTCACCAGCCAATCAAAGATAGTCAAAGAGAATTACGGCAAACACTGGGTCAACTTCTTCTACATGAAGCTGGAGGACGAAATAGCCCGCGTGGAGATACCCGAGTGGGTGGCGCAGGACACGGCAAAACTTGGCATGACCCACGCCCTCATGCTCGACCAGTGCCGGCGCGGCCAGGGCTATCCGGCTGCGCTGGCGGAAGCGCACGAGCAGGCGGTGGTTACGGGGGCGGACCGCGAGAACTTCCAGCAGCTTGTGGAGATATTGATGGCTGACGAGCATATGACGCAGACTACCTCAGCCAAGAGCCGAAGCAAAAAGACGAGGTGGGTGTGA
- a CDS encoding CCA tRNA nucleotidyltransferase, with amino-acid sequence MDETHLEVFLSPAVRDILAKLQNILAQRHIEAYIVGGLVRDMVMGRNKADIDIAIAGDALAIGPEIAVHLKAHCVVLDSENSVVRLLPQKEGLEVFEAWQIDVATLQGNLAEDLGRRDFTVNALAIDLAKLSLTSNDKIEATVIDPFGGLGDIQKKLIRAVNPQVFKNDAIRLLRGLRLGADLGFVIESQTEALIERDHELIKNVAGERVREELLRLLALPDSYQAIVYMDKLGLLTAIIPELAPTRDVDQPKEHAWNVFHHSARSISALDFILRRSGWAFADSSVLAGIPWDENIESYFEAKVSPLSTRRVLTKLAALLHDIAKPQTRIVNEFGRVRFYGHPQEGAPVAAAILERLRFSKHEIKFVETIVRYHLRPVQMTEDGAPPTRRAVYRYFRDMDEAAIATLYFSLADHLATRGPDLEKANWDWHVGVMAHLITEHEKAPETIEPPKLLDGHDLKHALGLTPGPRLGELLEELREAQAAGEITTREEALDYVKKMVDEGEKQTRRKGSA; translated from the coding sequence GTGGATGAAACTCATTTAGAGGTCTTCCTGAGCCCGGCTGTCCGCGATATTCTCGCAAAGTTACAGAATATTCTGGCGCAACGCCATATCGAAGCCTACATAGTAGGCGGCCTTGTGCGCGACATGGTGATGGGACGTAATAAGGCGGACATCGATATTGCCATCGCAGGTGATGCCCTTGCTATCGGACCGGAGATAGCCGTACATCTCAAAGCTCACTGCGTGGTTTTAGACAGCGAGAATAGCGTGGTACGCCTGCTACCCCAAAAAGAGGGCCTCGAAGTATTTGAGGCGTGGCAGATAGATGTAGCTACGCTTCAGGGCAACCTCGCAGAAGACTTGGGCAGGCGCGACTTCACCGTCAATGCCCTGGCTATCGACCTGGCCAAACTCAGTTTGACATCAAACGATAAAATTGAGGCAACCGTCATAGACCCTTTCGGTGGGTTAGGCGATATCCAAAAGAAACTCATCCGCGCCGTCAACCCGCAGGTTTTCAAAAACGACGCTATCCGCCTGCTGCGCGGCTTACGCCTCGGAGCAGACCTCGGCTTTGTCATCGAGTCGCAGACCGAGGCCTTGATAGAGCGCGACCATGAACTGATTAAAAACGTGGCCGGTGAGCGCGTGCGCGAAGAGCTGCTACGTCTGCTGGCGCTGCCCGACAGCTACCAGGCCATCGTTTATATGGATAAGCTGGGACTGCTTACCGCTATCATCCCCGAGTTGGCCCCCACCCGTGACGTGGACCAGCCTAAAGAGCACGCCTGGAACGTTTTCCACCATTCGGCCCGCTCCATCTCGGCGCTTGACTTCATTTTACGCCGGAGCGGTTGGGCGTTCGCCGACAGCAGCGTCCTCGCCGGGATACCCTGGGATGAAAATATCGAGAGTTATTTTGAGGCTAAAGTAAGCCCGCTGTCCACGCGCCGCGTGCTCACCAAGCTGGCCGCCCTGCTGCACGACATCGCCAAGCCGCAGACGCGCATCGTCAACGAGTTCGGCAGGGTGCGTTTTTACGGCCACCCGCAGGAGGGCGCGCCTGTCGCCGCCGCCATATTGGAGAGGCTGCGCTTCAGCAAGCACGAGATAAAGTTCGTGGAAACCATCGTGCGCTACCACCTGCGCCCGGTGCAGATGACCGAAGACGGAGCGCCACCCACCAGACGCGCGGTTTATCGTTATTTCCGCGACATGGACGAAGCCGCCATCGCCACGCTCTATTTCAGTCTGGCCGACCACCTGGCCACACGCGGCCCGGACCTGGAAAAAGCTAATTGGGATTGGCATGTCGGGGTAATGGCGCACCTGATAACTGAGCACGAAAAAGCTCCTGAGACAATTGAGCCTCCGAAGCTGCTCGACGGCCACGACCTGAAGCATGCATTAGGACTCACGCCCGGTCCCCGTCTGGGCGAGTTGCTGGAAGAACTGCGCGAGGCTCAAGCTGCCGGTGAAATCACCACGCGTGAGGAAGCGCTGGATTATGTCAAAAAGATGGTGGACGAGGGGGAAAAGCAAACTCGGCGAAAAGGTTCAGCTTAA